The Sesamum indicum cultivar Zhongzhi No. 13 linkage group LG2, S_indicum_v1.0, whole genome shotgun sequence genome contains a region encoding:
- the LOC105156110 gene encoding E3 ubiquitin-protein ligase RING1, whose amino-acid sequence MNFPCLKKRVLLVLRARMSSGGVTVADGSPQMYFCHQCERTVTITPSPGGDILCPSCNSGFVEEFQNPNPSPGIPEPFFPDPLSLFLSQFLHSTNPNPSSRSGQSGESQFGADAFDPVSYLLNLLANRRASGIDYQFVVEDHPLASAFSLPANIGDYFVGPGFEQLIQQLAENDPNRYGTPPASKSAVDALPGINVDEALLKSDLAQCAVCMDDFEMGTVVKQMPCKHVYHQDCILPWLELHNSCPVCRYELPTDDPDYESKGNSGRSGVSQRNDGYNNGNDDLAGSSDGRRTVERRFTITLPGLFGGFGSGSGSESSGEGAEQHSRDLN is encoded by the coding sequence ATGAATTTCCCATGTCTTAAAAAGAGAGTTCTGTTGGTGTTGCGTGCGAGAATGTCCTCCGGCGGTGTCACGGTGGCGGACGGCAGTCCGCAGATGTACTTCTGCCACCAATGCGAACGGACCGTCACCATTACCCCTTCCCCCGGCGGCGATATCCTGTGCCCCTCTTGCAATTCCGGTTTTGTTGAGGAATTCCAAAACCCTAACCCTAGTCCTGGTATACCAGAGCCTTTTTTCCCCGACCCACTGTCCCTCTTCCTCTCCCAATTCCTCCATTCCACAAATCCTAACCCTAGCTCCCGATCCGGCCAGAGTGGAGAATCCCAATTTGGGGCTGATGCTTTCGACCCGGTTTCATACTTGTTGAACCTTCTAGCGAATCGCCGCGCCAGCGGCATTGATTATCAGTTCGTGGTCGAGGATCATCCGTTGGCTTCCGCGTTTTCTCTTCCGGCGAATATTGGGGACTATTTCGTGGGGCCCGGATTTGAACAGTTGATTCAGCAGCTGGCTGAGAATGATCCCAATCGATATGGTACACCACCAGCCTCCAAGTCCGCTGTCGATGCCTTGCCTGGCATTAATGTGGATGAGGCTTTGCTGAAATCGGACCTGGCGCAGTGCGCCGTATGTATGGATGACTTTGAAATGGGAACTGTTGTGAAGCAGATGCCGTGCAAGCATGTTTATCATCAAGATTGTATTCTGCCCTGGCTTGAGTTGCATAACTCATGCCCTGTGTGCCGCTATGAACTTCCAACTGATGACCCAGATTACGAGAGCAAGGGTAATTCAGGCAGGAGTGGCGTTTCTCAGAGGAATGATGGTTATAATAACGGTAATGATGATTTGGCTGGGAGTTCAGATGGGCGAAGGACGGTAGAGAGAAGATTTACCATAACCTTGCCTGGATTATTTGGAGGATTTGGTTCTGGATCAGGGTCTGAATCGAGCGGTGAGGGAGCGGAGCAGCATAGTCGGGATCTTAATTAA
- the LOC105156111 gene encoding probable prefoldin subunit 5 has product MAASSSRMEIEKLSLEQLRGLKEQADLEVNLFQDSLNNIRTATARLEIASSALHDLSLRPQGKKMLVPLTASLYVPGTLDDAEKVLVDVGTGYFIEKTMVEGKDYCERKIALLKSNYDQLLEVATKKKSIADEAGAVLQAKLKQLSPAH; this is encoded by the exons ATGGCGGCGTCGTCGTCTCGAATGGAGATTGAGAAGCTGAGCTTGGAGCAGCTGAGAGGTCTGAAAGAGCAAGCCGATTTGGAAGTCAATTTGTTTCAAGACAGCCTCAACAACATCCGCACCGCCACCGCCCGCCTTGAGATCGCCTCCTCCGCCCTCCACGACCTCTCCCTCCGCCCTCAAG GGAAGAAAATGCTGGTGCCCTTAACGGCGTCGCTTTACGTGCCCGGAACGCTGGACGACGCGGAGAAGGTCTTGGTGGATGTGGGCACTGGTTATTTCATTGAG AAAACGATGGTGGAAGGTAAGGATTACTGTGAGCGTAAAATTGCTTTGCTCAAGTCCAACTATGATCAGCTTCTTGAG GTGGctactaaaaagaaaagtatagCAGACGAGGCTGGGGCGGTTTTACAAGCAAAACTGAAGCAATTGTCTCCTGCACACTAA
- the LOC105156307 gene encoding putative pumilio homolog 19: protein MDSSTSPTRLSPANHDDEEVIVYFGRLQPGKDGTSRQLAPTADAQSNDDDALLSDNDSDTFSVFSFKTQEEGVPITTTRSKKIKSVPCVLGEDNFATKHSIWGCPRFFMTTSEGERGVSNDQNLMDHQHRSNHLSHQFSSRPLPCADPTRIPSFRPNQGRRQQFPQAGPDLDVNLLEEIIKGDDSEEKESLVSILEDSVFTLMLSTRLHCLYTMLIDACEGHQLDSLVERVLSRGKYFLSAAFAKQGASSIIKLIKKVNKSLPHAMAMTRVLSTRFMDIMTHPTARDVILQCLILFPRKPNEVLYEKVILHFQDLAIHEVGCRSLIDCIALIHGDQRVRLINKIADVSDYLSYDRHGNFVVQNLLGLKNKGITKKITCCLQNQFMGLAVRKEGCLVVEKCMEASDDGIIAVAKKIIDCRRGAVRLARNRFGNYVIQAVLEKTKERGFNSLYDAIVRQLEARCRASIGRTQGGIRSTQDAYIRDQSSLHEWIIIFM from the exons ATGGATTCTTCAACTTCTCCAACCCGTTTAAGCCCTGCTAATCATGACGATGAAGAAGTTATTGTGTATTTTGGACGTCTGCAACCAGGAAAAGATGGCACTTCCCGGCAGTTGGCACCCACCGCTGATGCTCAAAGCAACGACGACGACGCCCTACTGTCAGACAATGATTCTGACACTTTCAGCGTCTTCTCGTTTAAAACACAGGAAGAAGGTGTCCCTATTACTACTACAAGATCCAAGAAGATCAAGAGTGTTCCGTGTGTTTTGGGTGAAGACAACTTTGCTACTAAACACAGCATCTGGGGTTGTCCACGCTTCTTCATGACTACTTCAGAAG GAGAGAGAGGCGTGAGTAATGATCAGAATCTCATGGATCATCAACATAGATCTAATCACTTGAGCCACCAGTTCAGCAGCAGACCACTCCCATGTGCTGATCCAACGAGGATTCCTAGTTTCCGGCCTAATCAAGGAAGGAGGCAGCAGTTCCCACAGGCCGGACCTGATCTTGATGTAAACCTCTTGGAAGAAATTATCAAAGGGGATGATAGCGAGGAGAAGGAGAGTTTGGTTTCTATACTTGAAGACTCGGTATTCACGTTGATGTTGAGTACACGGCTGCATTGTCTCTACACCATGCTCATTGATGCGTGCGAAGGCCACCAGTTGGATTCACTGGTTGAGAGGGTCTTGTCGCGGGGCAAATACTTTCTAAGTGCAGCATTCGCCAAACAAGG AGCAAGTTCAATCATCAAACTCATCAAAAAGGTGAACAAGTCATTGCCTCATGCCATGGCTATGACACGAGTTTTGTCCACCAGATTCATGGATATAATGACTCATCCTACGGCCAGGGATGTCATTCTGCAATGCCTAATCCTCTTTCCAAGGAAGCCTAATGAG gTGCTCTACGAAAAAGTAATACTGCATTTCCAAGATTTGGCCATACACGAAGTTGGATGCAGATCATTGATCGACTGCATCGCCCTCATTCATGGAGATCAAAGAGTTAGACTTATCAATAAGATAGCAGATGTATCGGATTATCTTTCATATGATCGACACGG GAACTTCGTCGTACAAAATCTCCTAGGCCTTAAAAACAAGGGgattaccaagaaaataacatGTTGCCTGCAAAATCAGTTTATGGGATTGGCGGTGAGAAAAGAAGGATGCCTTGTGGTAGAGAAATGCATGGAAGCTTCGGACGATGGGATTATCGCAGTGGCTAAGAAGATAATAGACTGTCGGAGAGGAGCTGTTCGACTTGCTCGAAATCGGTTTGGGAATTATGTGATTCAAGCAGTATTAGAGAAGACTAAG GAGCGCGGTTTCAATAGTCTTTATGATGCTATAGTGAGACAGCTGGAGGCTCGTTGCAGAGCATCAATTGGTCGGACGCAGGGCGGAATAAGATCAACTCAGGATGCATATATAAGAGATCAGTCTAGTTTGCATGAATGGATTATTATCTTTATGTAG
- the LOC105156113 gene encoding glyceraldehyde-3-phosphate dehydrogenase A, chloroplastic, which produces MASAALSSLQVGYSKGFSEFSGLRGSSSALPFAKRANDDFVSVIAFQTSVVGGGKNKRGVVEAKLKVAINGFGRIGRNFLRCWHGRKDSPLDVIAINDTGGVKQASHLLKYDSTLGIFEADVKPVGNDGISVDGKVIKVVSDRNPSNLPWKDMGIDLVIEGTGVFVDREGAGKHIQAGAKKVLITAPGKGDIPTYVVGVNADDYSPDEPIISNASCTTNCLAPFVKVLDQKFGIIKGTMTTTHSYTGDQRLLDASHRDLRRARAAALNIVPTSTGAAKAVALVLPQLKGKLNGIALRVPTPNVSVVDLVVQVEKKTFAEEVNAAFREAADKELNGILSVCDEPLVSVDFRCSDVSSTVDSSLTMVMGDDMVKVIAWYDNEWGYSQRVVDLADIVANNWK; this is translated from the exons ATGGCTTCTGCTGCTCTCTCATCTCTGCAG GTGGGCTACAGCAAGGGATTCTCTGAGTTCTCCGGGCTTCGGGGCTCATCATCGGCTCTCCCGTTTGCCAAGAGGGCGAACGACGATTTTGTTTCTGTTATTGCCTTCCAGACCTCTGTT GTTGGTGGAGGGAAGAACAAGAGAGGAGTGGTGGAGGCTAAGCTAAAGGTGGCAATCAATGGATTTGGGAGGATCGGGAGGAACTTCTTGAGGTGCTGGCATGGAAGAAAAGACTCTCCTCTTGATGTTATTGCCATTAATGATACCGGAGGTGTGAAACAAGCCTCCCACCTCCTCAAGTACGATTCCACCCTCGGTATCTTTGAGGCCGACGTCAAGCCCGTTGGCAACGACGGTATCTCTGTCGACGGCAAGGTCATCAAAGTAGTGTCGGACCGCAACCCTAGCAACCTCCCGTGGAA GGACATGGGAATTGATCTTGTGATTGAGGGAACCGGAGTGTTTGTGGACAGAGAAGGTGCCGGTAAGCACATTCAAGCCGGGGCAAAGAAGGTGCTCATCACAGCCCCCGGAAAGGGTGACATTCCTACATATGTTGTTGGTGTCAATGCTGATGACTACAGCCCGGACGAGCCCATCATCAGCAATGCTTCCTGCACCACCAACTGCCTTGCTCCTTTCGTCAAAGTCCTCGACCAAAAATTCG GCATCATTAAGGGAACTATGACCACCACACACTCCTACACCGGAGACCAGAGGCTTCTTGATGCCAGCCACCGTGACCTAAGACGTGCAAGAGCTGCAGCCCTCAACATTGTGCCTACATCAACTGGTGCAGCGAAGGCAGTGGCCCTTGTCCTCCCACAGCTCAAAGGAAAGCTTAATGGCATTGCTCTCCGTGTGCCCACACCCAACGTCTCAGTGGTGGACCTTGTGGTTCAGGTAGAGAAGAAGACATTCGCTGAGGAAGTGAATGCTGCTTTCAGGGAGGCTGCTGATAAGGAGCTCAATGGGATCTTGTCCGTGTGTGATGAGCCACTCGTCTCGGTGGACTTCCGCTGCAGCGACGTCTCGTCGACTGTGGACTCTTCACTGACAATGGTCATGGGAGATGATATGGTTAAGGTCATTGCATGGTATGATAATGAGTGGGGTTACTCGCAGAGGGTGGTTGATCTTGCTGACATTGTTGCAAACAACTGGAAATGA
- the LOC105156112 gene encoding serine/threonine-protein phosphatase 2A activator: MEPPQDDDHCSRHHEQPSQFPSPSSTCAKCGGPTCFPTPPPSATPSYIPIRFPAVNLPTSPTNTKEVIMRTPVPQAEKVESITLPHQFTVPSKKIRSQEDITRFHSSPSFRNFLGFVVSLSESIKSRKLSHPCHLSSTVETLVTILQKLVDYVDEIPPAPQTARYGNVSYRVWHERMTAEAESSMRGFLPPHLHDSTIELVPYFTDSFGNASRIDYGTGHETNFAAWLYCLARLGVVGEEDYQALVSRVFVKYLELMRKLQLTYCLEPAGSHGVWGLDDYHFLPYIFGSSQLIDHKYMKPKSIHNEDILENFSNEYLYLSCIVFVKKVKKGLFAEHSPMLDDISGVPNWNKVNSGLLKMYKVEVLEKVPIMQHFLFGSIIKWG, from the exons ATGGAACCCCCACAAGACGACGACCACTGCAGTCGCCACCATGAACAGCCGTCGCAGTTCCCATCTCCGTCGTCGACCTGCGCCAAGTGTGGCGGCCCCACCTGCTTCCCCACTCCGCCGCCCTCCGCCACCCCTTCCTACATCCCCATCCGCTTCCCCGCCGTGAACCTCCCTACATCCCCCACCAATACCAAAGAGGTCATCATGCGTACTCCGGTCCCCCAAGCTGAGAAGGTGGAATCCATCACTCTCCCTCACCAATTCACCGTCCCTTCGAAGAAAATCCGCTCCCAGGAGGACATAACACGGTTCCACTCCTCCCCTTCCTTCCGCAACTTCCTCGGCTTCGTCGTCTCCCTCTCCGAGTCCATCAAATCTCGCAAGCTCTCCCACCCCTGCCACCTGTCCTCCACCGTCGAAACTCTAGTCACTATTCTCCAGAAGCTGGTTGATTATGTCGACGAAATCCCGCCGGCGCCGCAGACCGCGCGGTATGGCAACGTTTCGTATCGTGTGTGGCACGAGCGCATGACTGCAGAGGCCGAGTCATCTATGCGGGGATTTCTGCCGCCCCATCTTCACGATTCTACCATAGAACTTGTCCCGTATTTCACTGATAGCTTTGGCAACGCCTCCCGCATCGATTATG GCACAGGTCATGAGACAAACTTTGCTGCGTGGTTGTATTGCCTAGCAAGATTGGGTGTTGTGGGGGAAGAGGATTATCAAGCTTTGGTCTCAAGAGTGTTTGTCAAGTACTTGGAGTTGATGAGAAAATTGCAACTTACATATTGCTTAGAGCCTGCTGGATCCCATGGTGTGTGGGGACTTGATGACTACCATTTCTTGCCATATATATTTGGGTCATCACAACTGATTGACCACAAGTATATGAAGCCAAAGTCAATTCATAATGAGGATATTTTGGAGAATTTCTCAAATGAGTACTTGTATCTCTCGTGTATTGTGTTTGTGAAGAAGGTGAAGAAGGGGTTGTTTGCTGAGCATTCACCTATGTTGGATGACATCAGTGGTGTTCCAAATTGGAATAAGGTGAACAGTGGGCTGCTAAAGATGTATAAAGTAGAAGTTCTGGAGAAGGTTCCTATTATGCAACATTTTCTCTTTGGCTCAATTATCAAATG GGGCTAA